Genomic window (Hyalangium gracile):
GAGGCGGGCGCGCAACGAGGCCTCCACGAGCATCACTCCCTCGCCATGAAACAGCTGACGCCTCCACGCAGGCGCCTGGTGGTGAATCTTCGCTACCTCCGGGCCCTCACCAAGCGCTTCCGCACGACGCTGATGCTGACGGCGGCGCTGTTCCTGGGCGCGCCGCCCGTGTACCAGTGGCGGTGCCTGGCGCCGGGCGGAGAGCACGTGAGCGCGGGCAAGGCGCTGCAGCACGTGTACTTCCTGCTGTTCGGTCAGCCCTCGCTGGACTGCGGGGATGACTGGGTGGCCATCCTCTTCAACATCCTCATCCCCCCGGTGGGCATCGCCCTGGTGGTGGATGGCGTGGTGCGCTTTGCCTACCTGTTCTTCGCCAAGCACAAGAGCGACAAGGAGTGGATCGAAGTGATTGCCGAGACGATGAAGGGCCACGTCATCGTGTGCGGGGCGGGCCGGGTGGGGTACCGGGTGGTGGATCAGCTGCGCGCCATGGGCAAGGACGTGGTGACGGTGGAGAAGCGCGCGGACGGGGCCTTCGTGGGGGTGCTGCGCGACGAGCAGGTGCCGCTGCTCATCGACGACATCCGCAGCCCGCAGTGCCTGCCGCGCATGAACGTGAAGGCGGCCTCGGCCATCGTCTGCGCCACGGACGACGATCTGGCCAACCTGAACATCGCCCTGGACGCGCGGCGGCTCAACCCCAACATCCGGGTGGTCATCCGCCTGTTCGATGACGACCTGGTGGCCAAGGTGCGGGACACGTTCAAGGCGGAGGCGCTCTCCAGCTCCTCGCTGGCGGCGCCGGCCATGGCGCTGGCGGCGCTGGATCCGCGCATCGTCCACTCGTTCCGGATCGGCGGGCACCTGATGGTGGTGTCCATCTTCGAGGCGCGCACGGGGCTTCCGGGCATCACCATCTCCGAGATGCGCGATCGCTTCGGGGCGCTGGCGCTGGCGCTGCGCCGGGGGCACGAGGAGAAGCTCCACCCGAACGGTGATCAGCGCATCCAGCCGGGGGACCTGCTCACGGTCCAGGCGGAGTATCCGGACTATCGCCGGCTGCGGGCCTTCACGGGCGAGTCCCAGCCGCCCATCTGGTCGGACAACGAGTACGCCCTGCCGTCCGGGCCGCCGCGTATGACGGGGACCGACTGAGCGCGTAGCGAGCGGGGCTGGCGGGGCTCGGACGGTTGTCGGCTGTCGGTGCGAGCGCGTAAGAAGGGCGGTCGTTTCAGGAGACCGCACCATGCTTCGCATTGCTCCCTTTGTGTTGCTCGCGCTCGTCGCGGGCTGTGCCTCCGTCCAGCGTCCGGCTCGAGCGCAGGTGACGCTGACCACCGCCGGGGATCCGCGGGTGGGCACGTACGTGTCCTCTCCGTGGTCGTTCAGCACCTCTTCGTACTGGATCGAAGGGCCCGAGGGGCTCATCCTCATCGACGCGCAGTTCCTGCCCTCGGAGGCCGAGGAGTTCGTGAGCTGGGCCGAGCAGGTGACGGGGAAGAAGGCGGTGATGGCCATCGTGCTGCACCCCAACCCGGACAAGTTCAACGGCACGAACATGCTGCGGAAGCGCGGCATCCAGGTGGTGACGAGCGAGCAGGTGCGCACGCACATCCCGCACGTCCACAAGATCCGGACGGAGTCGTTCTTCGATCGCTACAAGCCGGACTACCCCACGGAGCTGCCGCTGCCGGACAGCTTCGGGTCGGCCACGACGGAGCTGAGCGCGGGAGGCGTGACGGTGAAGGCCCACGTGATGGGCCCGGGCTGCAGCGAGGGCCACGTGGTGGTCGAGTTCGAGGGGCACCTGTTCCCGGGAGACCTGGTGGCGAACGACTCGCACAGCTGGCTGGAGATCGGGAAGCCGGATGAGTGGCTCAGGCGCGTGGACGAGATGAAGGCGCTGAAGCCGAAGTACGTGCACCCGGGCCGTGGGCCCTCGGGGGGCGCGGGGCTGCTGGACATGGAGCGCGCGTACCTGGAGCGCGTCATCGCCGAGGTGGCGGCGGAGAAGCCGCAGGGCGCTCCGAACAAGGAGGCCCTGGAGCGCATCCGCTCGAGGATCCTGGCGGCCTACCCTGGGATGCGGTTCGAGGTGTTCCTGGGCATCGGGCTGCCGGCCGAGTGGGAGCGACAGGCTCGGGCCGCCAGCTCGGCGCAGTAGGTCTCAGTCCTCGAGAGAAGAGGACCCCCGGTGGGTCGACACTTGTACCGAACTGGTATGACAGGCAGACCAGTTCGTACAGCTCGCGCCGGCCAGGGGCTCCTTCACGATGTGGGGTGAGCGCAAGAACCGGGTTGTCCGGGGGCGGCGCTGGCTTTACGGATGAGGCATCCTCCTCGGAGCCTTCGAGCCATGGCCACCAGCGACTACGCCCGGATCGAGCGCGCGATCCACTTCCTCGACACACGTGGACAGCAGCAGCCCGCCCTCGCCGAGGTCGCCGCCCACGTGGGGCTGAGTCCCTTCCACTTCCAGCGCCTGTTCACGCGCTGGGCCGGCATCAGCCCCAAGCGCTTCCTCCAGTTCCAGACGATGGCGCACGCCCGGCAGCTCCTCGCCGAGCGCCGCAGCCTGCTCGACGCGACCTATGACGCGGGGCTGTCCAGCGGCGGGCGCCTCCATGACCTCTTCGTCACCTTGACGGCGATGACGCCGGGCGAGTTCAAGCAGGGCGGGGCGGGCCTGACGCTCCGGTACGGGGTGCATGCCTCCCCCTTAGGGGACTACCTGCTCGCCGTCTGTGAGCGCGGCATCTGCGCGCTGAGGTTCCTCACGGGAACCTCTCCGGACGAGATCGTGGCGGAGCTTCGGGCCGAGTGGCCGCGCGCCACGCTGGTGCAGACTGCCGAGGCCACGCGTCCTTACGCCGAGCGCATCTTCCCCGAGCGGAAGCCGAGCAAGCTCCAGCCGCTCAGCCTCCTGGTGAAGGGGACGAACTTCCAGCTCAAGGTCTGGGAGGCGCTTCTGCGCATCCCCACGGGAGCGGTGGCCACCTACGAGGACATCGCCCAGGCGGTCGAGTCACCGCGAGCCGTCCGGGCGGTAGGCTCCGCGGTGGGCGGCAACCCCATCGCGCTCCTCATCCCGTGTCACCGCGTCATCCGGAAGACGGGGGCGTTCGGCGAGTACCGGTGGGGCCTGACGCGCAAGCGGGCGATGCTCGCCTGGGAGTCCGCCCGGCACTCTTCGGACGAAGCCGCCTGAGGCGTCTGGGGGAGGCTGCCCAAGGTGTAGCGGCGCTCAAGCTTCGATCTCGAACACGAGCGAGACGCGCTCGCCAGGAGCCACGGGGAGCAGTCCCTCTCCGGTGGCCAGCGCTCCGGCGGAGGCTGTCCAGGGCTCCACGCAGACGAAGTCGCGCCCCGGCAGCGTCCAGACGACGAGCCGCTGGAACTCGGGGCCCCACGACAGGTGCAGCGGCCGACGCCCCGGCCCGCGCTGGAGCACGGTGCCCGCCGTCGAGTGGTCGAGCAGGTGCAGATCCACCTCTTCGCCCGTGAGGTCCAGCCCGGTGAAGGGGACGACCTTGCCCTGCCGGTTGTCCCAGGCGCGCGTGGCGTCCGTGCGCACGGTGGCCGCGGCCTTGTCCGCCTGGGTGACGGAGAAGTACGGGTGGAAGCCCAGGTGCAACGGCAGGGGCCGCGTGTCCCGGTTCTCCACGTCGAAGTCGAGCGCGAGCTGCCCGCCGTCCAGCGCGAATGTGAGCTGCGCGTCGAAGCGCCAGGGGAACTGGCGCAGCGTCTCCTCGGAGGAGCCGAGCCCGAGCACGAGCAGGTCCTCCTCCGCCTGCCGCACCGTCCACGGCAGCTTCCGGGCGAAGCCGTGCTGCGCCATGGCGTACGACTGCTTGCCCACCGGGTACGTGTCGCCCGGGAGCTTCCCGGCCGTGGGGAAGAGGACCGGAATCCCTCCGCGCACGTTCTTGGAGAGGTCCACCACGCTGCTCTCGTCCAGGTAGAGCAGCTCATCCCCCTGCACGCTCATGCGCGTGACGAGAGCGCCGCGGCTGGGGATGATCTCCACGCGGGAGTCCCCATCCACCAGCGCATATGTCTCCAGTCCTCCGAGCCCCTGGAACGACGGCATGGCGCGCTCAGCCCTGCATGAAGGGGTAGGGCACTCGCGTGGGCGGAGCGAAGTTCTCCTTGATGGTGCGCGGGCTCGTCCAACGCACCAGGTTGAGCATGGAGCCCGCCTTGTCGTTGGTGCCCGACGCTCGCGAGCCGCCGAACGGCTGCTGCCCCACCACCGCCCCCGTGGGCTTGTCGTTGATGTAGAAGTTGCCCGCCGCGTGGCGCAGCTCGCTCATCACCGTGGAGATGGCCTTCCGGTCCCTCGCGAACACGGCCCCGGTGAGCGCGTAGCTGGCCGACTGATCGCACTCGCGCAGCGTCTCCTCGAAGCGCGCGTCCGGGTACACGTGGACGCCCACCAGCGGCGCGAAGATCTCCTCCTGCATGATGCGGTGGCGCGGGTTGGTCAGCTGCACCAGCGTGGGCTTCACGAACCAGCCCTCGCTCCGGTCCGCGTCTCCGCCCGCGACGATGCTGGCCTCGGCGCCGCTCTGCTTCGCCAGCTCGATGTACGAGGACACCTTCTTGAACGACCTCTCGTCGATGACGGCGCCCATGAAGTTGCGGAAGTCCGTCACGTCGCCCATTCGCAGCTCGGAGATGAACTCCTGCAGGCGCGCCTTGAGCCGGGGCCACAGGGACTCGGGGATGTAGACGCGCGAGGCCGCCGAGCACTTCTGTCCCTGGTACTCGTAGCCGCCGCGCACGATGGCCGTGGCCAGCGCGTCCAGGTCATCCACCGCCGAGGCGTGGGCGAAGATGAAGTCCTTGCCGCCCGTCTCTCCCACCAGCCGCGGGTACTGCTTGTAGCGCTGGATGTTCTCTCCCACCGTGCGCCACATGCTCTGGAACGTCGGCGTGGAGCCCGTGAAGTGCACCCCGCCCAGGTGCGGGCTCGTCAGCGCCGCCTTGCCCAGCGTGGGCCCGTCCCCCGGCAGGAAGTTGATGACGCCGTCCGGCAGCCCCGCCTCGCGCAGCAGCTCCATCACGTACCAGGAGCTCAGGGCCGAGGTGGGCGCCGGCTTGAACAGCACCACGTTGCCCAGGATGGCCGGCGCGGTGCACAGGTTGAGCGAGATGGACGTGAAGTTGAACGGCGCCACCGCGAACACGAAGCCGTCCAGCGGCCGGTAGTCCAGCAGGTTCCACGTCTGCGGCGGGCTCAGCGGCTGCTCGGCCAGGAGCCGCTCGGCGAAGTGGACGTTGAAGCGCAGGAAGTCGATGGCCTCGCACGCCGCGTCGATCTCCGCCTGGTGCGCCGTCTTCGACTGGCCCAGCATGGTGGAGGCGTTCAGCAGCGGGCGGTAGCGCGTGGCCAGCAGCTCCGCGGCGCGCAGGAAGATGGCGGCGCGCTCGTGGAACGGCATCCGGCTCCACTCCTCCTTCACCGAGAGCGCGTTCTGGATGGCCTGCTCCACGTGCCCGGCGTCCGCCTCGTGCACCGTGGCCAGCACGTGCGAGTGCTTGTGCGGCATCCGCACCTCGTCCGTCTTCCCCGTGCGGAGCTGCTTGCCGCCGATGATGACGGGGATGTCGATGCGCTCGGAGGCCATGCGCTGGAGCGCGGCCTGCAGCGCGGCGCGCTCCGGAGAGCCGGCGGTGTAGGGGAGGACGGGCTCGTTCTGGGGCGGGGGAACACGGGCAATGGCGTTGATCACGCGGAACCTCGGGTTCGAGAGGCGAAAGGGGCGCGGAGCATAGCCCTTTGTCCCCGAGGTGGGAGCGGAAAGCCCGGCGGGTTTTCCCTGCGTGACAGACCGCGATGACCGGGCGCGTCAGCCCTGCTGGGCGAGCTCGAGCCCGGGCGCTTCCACCCGAGGCCCCCGGCTCAGCAGGGCGTGCAGCTGGGCGATGAGCTCCGGAGGCTTCACCGGCTTCTGCAGATAGACGTCCGGCTGGCTCACGGCGGGCTCCTCGAGCCGGGGCGGGTAGCCGCTGAGGAAGGCGACCCTCAGGTGCTGGAGCCTCGGTTCCAGCCGCACCCGGCGGCACAGCTCGTAGCCATCCATCCCGTCCATGCTCACGTCCGACAGGAGCACGTCCGGAGGGCTCGCCAGCATCTGCTCCAGCCCGGCCTCTCCACTCGGCGCCACGGAGCAGTCGAAATCTTCCGCCAGCAACAGACGCAGGGTCTCCCGCATCGTTCGGGTGTTTTCCACGATGAGCACATGAGGCTTCACGATGATGACGCTCCCGGAGGACCTCGGCGCAGGCTCGGGACCGTGAGCGCCGGAGAGGTGTGCTTGGGGTGACGAAAGCACTCCAGGCAGAGGAAGGAAAGAAACGGGTCCACTGGGACCCAGGCGAGGTTCTTCAGAGGATGCCTGCTCGGGTGACGGAGGGACGAGGACACTACCCGAAGGGGAACGCGGAGGCGGGGACGGAGCGTCAGCCCTGCCGGAGCGAGGCGTCCGGTGGCCCCGTCCGATGTAGGTCCAGGAGAGACGCCATGTGCAGGTACGCCATGTACGGCCCCTACAAGGAGCACTACGCCTGCTTCCAGTGCCGCAAGAGCTTCAAGTGGCCGCTGGATGCACGCCAGAAGCCTTCGAGGGAGCAGCAGCCGGAAGAGGTGAAGTGCCCTCAGTGCCGCGAGCCGATGGCGGACATGGGGCTCGACTTCCGGCCGCCGAGGCAGCGGGACACGCGCCAGTGGGAGAAGGTGCAGCAGCTGTTCGTGCGCGGGTACACGTACCACTCGTGCGGCTGCGGCGGGCCCGGCTACCGGCCGCGGACGCTGCGGGAGATTCCCGAGTTCCTCGCCAGCCTGGGGCCCTGCTCCGCGGGAGATGCCCTGCTGCGACGCATCAGCGCACGCGAGCAGGGGGGCGCGCGATGGAAGCGGGAGACGAGCCGCTCGGAGAACCAGCGCAGGGTCTCCGACCACTGGCCCCGCCGCTCGGTGCTCACGAAGGTGCGTGCGAGGTAGGGCGGCCCGGGAGGCCGCCGTGGACTCCCGGTCCACCGTGAGGCGCCCTCACTCCTCGGGCGGTGGGTTCACCAGCCCTCGGCGAGAGACCTCGGAGTCTGCCTCCTCGTCACCCCGCGCCTCGCGCTCGGGCACCTGCTCCTCCTGCCACTCCTCGCCGCGCTCGACGCGCTCTTCCCACTCCGTCTGCGCGATGGTGCCGAGGCTGGCGTCGGCATCCCTGGCCGCGAGCTCGCGGGCCCGTGCGGCCGAGTCCCGATCCATGGCATCCGAGACCTCGCCGCGGTTGCGCGGCTGGAAGTTCTCTCCCGGCTGCATGCTTGCCTGCCGATCGTCCGCGATGTCCCTGGGCGTGTCCTTCGGGTTCTTGCCAGCCATGGCGTCGTCTCCGTGGTGTGGTCGAGCGGGGATCCGCTTGGCTCAAGTTCGGCACGGGGGAGGCTCGGACAACCTCCCTCGCGCACGAGGGACTGCTCGCCCGCCCGTGCGAGGGACGGGCTTCTGCCGGAGGTGAAGCCGTGTGCTCAGCGTGAGGAACGCTTCTTCTTCCTCTTCTTGCCGCGCGGCGGCTCGTCGGAGACCGGCTGCACCTCGGCGGGGACCTGCTGGGGGGACCCGGCAGCTTCGCTGGAGGGCGGGGCTCGCAAGGCACGCAGCTCCTGGCCCGTCTCCTTGATCACCCAGCTCAGCCACACCAGGTTGGGCACGCCCCACATCAGGAGCGCCAACAGCTTCAGCAGGCCCCCGTCCTCATGGGGGGTCAAGCCCAGGAAGGGGAACACGATGGAGCCCGTTCCCCAGCGCTGGCTGTAGCCCCATGTCAAAGGAGCACCGAGCGTCGTGGACCACATCAACAGCCACAGCACCACGCCCCTGCCACCGATGCGCCGGCTGTCATAGGCGGCCTGGACGACGGAGGCGCTCACCAGCAGGGCGATGATCAGGACCCACTCCCACTCCAACAAGGTCAAGAGGAAGGCAATGGGGACGGCTCCGTTGAGGAGCCCCAGCGAGTTCCAGGGGTCGAGCGGTGGCGGCACGCGCTGAGGAACCGCGCGGGCCGGGGGAGCGGCCGGCGGAGCTTCCACCCGAGGAGGCTCGGGTTGCTCGGCGGCCTTGGGACTGCTGGGCTCGGGGACGCGCGGCGGGCCCTCCGAGGAGGGGGGCGCCACCTCAGGCTGGGACAGCGTGAGGGGTTGCACCTGCGGCAATCCATCGCGCTCAGCCACCGTCAGCCAGCCGCGCGCGGTGGTATGGAGCGCCCGTACCGCCTCGCGCACCTGGTTCATGGACAGGCGGTCGCCCGCGCGAAGGGCTTGAATGAGCCGCCGCGACTCCACCCGAAGCGGGTCATGCGCCTGCGCCGCGCGCGAGGCCTCCTCGAGGAAGGCCTGAGAGGCCTGCACCCGGCCAGGAGGCTCCTTCGGGTCCACGTAGCAGGCCAGCAGCTCCGAAGACATGGAGGCGGAACTCCACCGGAGCGGGCGCAGCTTGGGGCGAGGCTGGAGCGTGGGGCCGTTGGGGGAGAGGAGGACCAGGCCAGGTGGCAGCAGGGGCCTGGCGAGGGGCAGTTCCACCAGCCAATCGGCTCCCGTGTCGTGCAGCAGGAAGTCGGTGTCCGGAAGTTCGCCCCTGGCCACCTGGGCTTTTCCAGGCTGGGGAGCCAGCTCGAGACGCAGGCTCAGCTCCTTCCAGGTGCTCTGGCGCAGCTGCCGCCGCACCTTGCGCTGGTACAGCAGCAGCGAGGCCCCTCCGGCCACCAGCACGATGACAGCCAGGAATCCCAGCGTGAGCACCAGCCCCGAGTCCATGCGGCCGAGCATATGGCAGTCCAGGTCTGACA
Coding sequences:
- a CDS encoding MBL fold metallo-hydrolase; the protein is MLRIAPFVLLALVAGCASVQRPARAQVTLTTAGDPRVGTYVSSPWSFSTSSYWIEGPEGLILIDAQFLPSEAEEFVSWAEQVTGKKAVMAIVLHPNPDKFNGTNMLRKRGIQVVTSEQVRTHIPHVHKIRTESFFDRYKPDYPTELPLPDSFGSATTELSAGGVTVKAHVMGPGCSEGHVVVEFEGHLFPGDLVANDSHSWLEIGKPDEWLRRVDEMKALKPKYVHPGRGPSGGAGLLDMERAYLERVIAEVAAEKPQGAPNKEALERIRSRILAAYPGMRFEVFLGIGLPAEWERQARAASSAQ
- a CDS encoding response regulator, with protein sequence MLSSPQAHLSGAHGPEPAPRSSGSVIIVKPHVLIVENTRTMRETLRLLLAEDFDCSVAPSGEAGLEQMLASPPDVLLSDVSMDGMDGYELCRRVRLEPRLQHLRVAFLSGYPPRLEEPAVSQPDVYLQKPVKPPELIAQLHALLSRGPRVEAPGLELAQQG
- a CDS encoding aldose epimerase family protein, translated to MPSFQGLGGLETYALVDGDSRVEIIPSRGALVTRMSVQGDELLYLDESSVVDLSKNVRGGIPVLFPTAGKLPGDTYPVGKQSYAMAQHGFARKLPWTVRQAEEDLLVLGLGSSEETLRQFPWRFDAQLTFALDGGQLALDFDVENRDTRPLPLHLGFHPYFSVTQADKAAATVRTDATRAWDNRQGKVVPFTGLDLTGEEVDLHLLDHSTAGTVLQRGPGRRPLHLSWGPEFQRLVVWTLPGRDFVCVEPWTASAGALATGEGLLPVAPGERVSLVFEIEA
- the pruA gene encoding L-glutamate gamma-semialdehyde dehydrogenase — encoded protein: MINAIARVPPPQNEPVLPYTAGSPERAALQAALQRMASERIDIPVIIGGKQLRTGKTDEVRMPHKHSHVLATVHEADAGHVEQAIQNALSVKEEWSRMPFHERAAIFLRAAELLATRYRPLLNASTMLGQSKTAHQAEIDAACEAIDFLRFNVHFAERLLAEQPLSPPQTWNLLDYRPLDGFVFAVAPFNFTSISLNLCTAPAILGNVVLFKPAPTSALSSWYVMELLREAGLPDGVINFLPGDGPTLGKAALTSPHLGGVHFTGSTPTFQSMWRTVGENIQRYKQYPRLVGETGGKDFIFAHASAVDDLDALATAIVRGGYEYQGQKCSAASRVYIPESLWPRLKARLQEFISELRMGDVTDFRNFMGAVIDERSFKKVSSYIELAKQSGAEASIVAGGDADRSEGWFVKPTLVQLTNPRHRIMQEEIFAPLVGVHVYPDARFEETLRECDQSASYALTGAVFARDRKAISTVMSELRHAAGNFYINDKPTGAVVGQQPFGGSRASGTNDKAGSMLNLVRWTSPRTIKENFAPPTRVPYPFMQG
- a CDS encoding potassium channel family protein; amino-acid sequence: MKQLTPPRRRLVVNLRYLRALTKRFRTTLMLTAALFLGAPPVYQWRCLAPGGEHVSAGKALQHVYFLLFGQPSLDCGDDWVAILFNILIPPVGIALVVDGVVRFAYLFFAKHKSDKEWIEVIAETMKGHVIVCGAGRVGYRVVDQLRAMGKDVVTVEKRADGAFVGVLRDEQVPLLIDDIRSPQCLPRMNVKAASAIVCATDDDLANLNIALDARRLNPNIRVVIRLFDDDLVAKVRDTFKAEALSSSSLAAPAMALAALDPRIVHSFRIGGHLMVVSIFEARTGLPGITISEMRDRFGALALALRRGHEEKLHPNGDQRIQPGDLLTVQAEYPDYRRLRAFTGESQPPIWSDNEYALPSGPPRMTGTD
- a CDS encoding bifunctional transcriptional activator/DNA repair enzyme AdaA, whose product is MATSDYARIERAIHFLDTRGQQQPALAEVAAHVGLSPFHFQRLFTRWAGISPKRFLQFQTMAHARQLLAERRSLLDATYDAGLSSGGRLHDLFVTLTAMTPGEFKQGGAGLTLRYGVHASPLGDYLLAVCERGICALRFLTGTSPDEIVAELRAEWPRATLVQTAEATRPYAERIFPERKPSKLQPLSLLVKGTNFQLKVWEALLRIPTGAVATYEDIAQAVESPRAVRAVGSAVGGNPIALLIPCHRVIRKTGAFGEYRWGLTRKRAMLAWESARHSSDEAA